Proteins from a genomic interval of Chryseobacterium indologenes:
- the panB gene encoding 3-methyl-2-oxobutanoate hydroxymethyltransferase, with protein MSVHSEIKKVTTETLRKMKFDKEKITMLTAYDFTTAKMVDAGGVDAILIGDSAANVMAGFETTLPITLDQMIYHAQSVVRGTDRALVIADLPFGTYQSNPEKALESAVRMMKEGGAHAVKIEGGKEISKSIKKIINAGIPVMGHLGLTPQSIYKFGTYKVRAKEEAEAEKLIADAQLLEELGCFSVVLEKIPADLAKKVTESISIPTIGIGAGADCDGQVLVYHDMVGMNKGFSPKFLRRYLDLYTEITGAVAQYVKDVKSVEFPNENESY; from the coding sequence ATGTCTGTTCACTCTGAAATTAAAAAAGTTACGACTGAAACCTTGCGTAAAATGAAATTCGACAAGGAAAAGATAACAATGCTTACGGCCTATGACTTTACCACTGCAAAGATGGTAGACGCAGGCGGAGTAGATGCTATTTTGATTGGAGACTCTGCAGCGAATGTAATGGCTGGTTTTGAAACTACATTGCCTATTACGCTGGATCAAATGATCTATCACGCTCAAAGTGTGGTAAGAGGAACCGACAGGGCACTGGTGATTGCAGATTTACCTTTCGGAACGTATCAGAGTAATCCTGAAAAAGCACTGGAATCTGCCGTAAGAATGATGAAAGAAGGAGGAGCTCATGCGGTAAAAATTGAAGGGGGAAAAGAAATTTCAAAATCAATAAAAAAAATCATCAATGCCGGAATTCCGGTAATGGGACATTTGGGGCTAACTCCACAATCTATCTATAAATTCGGAACTTATAAAGTAAGAGCAAAAGAAGAAGCTGAAGCTGAAAAACTGATTGCCGATGCACAGCTTTTAGAAGAATTAGGATGTTTTTCAGTTGTATTGGAAAAAATTCCTGCTGATTTAGCTAAAAAAGTTACAGAAAGTATTTCCATTCCAACCATTGGAATCGGGGCCGGAGCAGATTGTGACGGGCAGGTTTTGGTATATCATGACATGGTAGGAATGAACAAAGGCTTTAGTCCGAAATTTTTAAGAAGATACCTTGATCTTTACACAGAAATCACCGGAGCTGTAGCTCAATACGTAAAAGACGTGAAAAGTGTAGAGTTTCCAAACGAAAACGAAAGTTATTAA
- a CDS encoding thiamine phosphate synthase: MEKLQYISQGNTAQEQELNIRKALDNGIQWIQVRWKSGNEKELLSLCETSKHLCSEYQSVLIINDNVHVAKEADADGVHLGLTDGSVEEARLLLGKHKIIGGTANTISDVIQRIDESCDYIGLGPLRFTSTKEKLSPILGFEGYRQVVESLRQRSIAVPKIFAIGGVTLEDFLPLQQIGIYGVSVSGLITREPKLINEFKKVMI, translated from the coding sequence ATGGAAAAATTACAATATATATCACAGGGAAATACTGCTCAGGAGCAGGAATTAAACATTCGAAAGGCCCTTGATAACGGGATACAATGGATCCAGGTCCGATGGAAAAGTGGTAACGAAAAAGAATTACTGTCACTTTGTGAAACGTCCAAACACCTTTGTTCTGAATACCAGTCTGTCCTGATCATTAATGATAATGTTCATGTAGCGAAAGAAGCAGATGCAGACGGAGTTCACTTAGGCCTTACAGACGGATCTGTTGAGGAAGCAAGATTATTGCTGGGAAAACATAAAATTATTGGAGGTACAGCCAATACCATCTCAGACGTCATTCAAAGAATAGATGAGTCTTGTGATTATATCGGTCTTGGACCCTTAAGGTTTACTTCTACCAAGGAAAAACTAAGTCCGATCCTTGGCTTCGAAGGCTACAGGCAAGTTGTTGAAAGCCTGAGACAAAGATCAATAGCAGTTCCGAAGATCTTTGCGATTGGTGGCGTAACCCTTGAAGATTTTTTACCACTACAACAGATCGGAATTTATGGAGTCTCAGTTTCAGGGCTGATTACCAGAGAACCTAAGCTGATCAATGAATTTAAAAAAGTAATGATATGA
- the ccoS gene encoding cbb3-type cytochrome oxidase assembly protein CcoS, which translates to MDILYLMIVCSVSLAAIFLVVFIVYAKKGQFEDDESPAVRILFDDEVKEKDETGDKDKDEKEIGENNKN; encoded by the coding sequence ATGGATATTCTATATTTAATGATCGTCTGCAGTGTTTCTTTAGCTGCGATCTTCCTGGTCGTATTTATAGTGTATGCCAAGAAAGGGCAGTTTGAAGATGATGAATCTCCGGCTGTCAGGATTCTTTTCGATGATGAAGTCAAAGAAAAAGATGAAACTGGCGACAAGGATAAAGACGAGAAAGAAATAGGAGAAAATAATAAAAATTGA
- a CDS encoding thiamine phosphate synthase, whose product MILVITPEFSVVNETGIINELFRKGLDLLHIRKPGISREKMIDFIEKIDQSFYPQLVLHQHYEVGENFRISRFHFREADRKEDIHRSFINGNRISTSVHNITTFNNLGKEWEYAFISPFFPSISKKDMEKTQQ is encoded by the coding sequence ATGATCCTTGTTATCACTCCTGAATTCTCTGTCGTAAACGAAACCGGAATTATTAACGAATTGTTTCGAAAAGGTCTTGATCTCCTGCATATCCGGAAACCGGGAATCAGCAGAGAGAAAATGATCGATTTTATTGAAAAGATAGATCAATCTTTTTATCCTCAATTGGTTCTGCATCAACATTATGAAGTGGGAGAAAATTTCAGGATTTCGAGATTCCATTTCAGGGAAGCAGACCGAAAGGAGGATATACACCGATCTTTTATCAATGGAAATCGTATTTCGACCTCAGTACACAACATCACCACTTTTAATAACCTGGGAAAAGAATGGGAATATGCTTTCATAAGCCCGTTCTTCCCCAGTATATCTAAAAAGGATATGGAGAAGACTCAACAGTGA
- the thiS gene encoding sulfur carrier protein ThiS has protein sequence MELIINHTRKTFDALPENLEALLAMELPGKKKGIAVAVNNRIIPLSAWAETFLKDQDSVLIITATQGG, from the coding sequence ATGGAACTTATAATCAACCACACCCGAAAAACATTTGATGCACTTCCTGAGAACCTGGAAGCACTTCTGGCTATGGAACTACCCGGAAAGAAAAAGGGTATTGCCGTAGCGGTAAACAATCGAATTATCCCGCTGTCCGCCTGGGCAGAAACATTTCTCAAAGATCAGGATTCAGTTTTAATCATTACTGCCACTCAGGGCGGTTAA
- a CDS encoding Crp/Fnr family transcriptional regulator — protein MPQEQQIAIEERFAKVFNDKSFKERLSSADFEKYINGKKRLSFQKHDTIFEDGETPKGVYVLEKGAAKLSKSGAFGKDQILRFIKEGDIIGYRSLLCGENFQAKAEAMTDIECVFLPADIFMYLLEVDPQLSFVMLQKISYELGESSNTITFLAQKTVRERLAEILLLLEQKLGVDPEGFIKISLTREEIANIIGTATESAIRLISEFKQDSLIEVDGRNIKILNHDKLMKLGHVVL, from the coding sequence ATGCCGCAGGAACAACAGATAGCAATTGAAGAGAGGTTCGCCAAAGTTTTTAATGATAAATCATTTAAGGAAAGACTTTCTAGCGCAGATTTTGAAAAATATATTAACGGTAAAAAAAGATTGAGTTTTCAGAAACACGATACTATTTTTGAGGATGGAGAAACTCCCAAAGGAGTCTATGTTCTTGAAAAAGGAGCCGCTAAATTATCCAAGTCGGGAGCATTCGGGAAAGATCAGATTTTAAGATTTATCAAAGAAGGGGACATTATCGGCTATCGTTCTTTGCTTTGCGGGGAAAATTTCCAGGCCAAAGCAGAAGCAATGACAGATATCGAATGTGTCTTTTTACCAGCAGATATTTTCATGTATCTTTTGGAGGTAGACCCACAGTTGTCTTTCGTAATGCTTCAGAAAATTTCTTACGAATTAGGAGAATCTTCCAATACCATTACCTTCCTTGCCCAAAAGACGGTGAGGGAAAGGCTTGCCGAGATCTTACTGCTGTTGGAGCAGAAACTTGGCGTAGATCCTGAAGGATTTATCAAAATCTCATTGACAAGGGAAGAAATTGCCAATATCATTGGTACGGCCACAGAAAGCGCCATCCGTCTGATATCCGAATTCAAACAGGACAGTCTGATTGAAGTGGATGGACGAAATATTAAAATTCTCAACCACGATAAGCTTATGAAACTCGGTCATGTAGTTTTATAA
- the thiC gene encoding phosphomethylpyrimidine synthase ThiC produces the protein MAHSITCSPFPNSKKIYVEGKIHPINVAMREIQLSPTKLTNGGFEENAPITIYDTSGPYTDENATIDIQKGLPRIREQWILDREDVTVLEGITSEYGKARLADPRLDELRFAYDHQPKVAQEGKELTQLYYAKQGIITPEMEYVAIRENQRIEQLDSVSKEMAFQHAGHSFGANTPESKITPEFVRDEIAAGRAIIPNNINHPESEPMIIGRNFLVKINANIGNSAVSSGIEEEVEKAVWACRWGADTIMDLSTGKNIHETREWIIRNSPVPIGTVPIYQALEKVKGVPEDLTWEIFRDTLIEQAEQGVSYFTIHAGVLLRYIHLTANRVTGIVSRGGSIMAKWCLFHHKESFLYTHFEEICEIMKKYDVAFSLGDGLRPGSIADANDAAQFAELETLGELTKIAWKHNVQVMIEGPGHVPMHMIKENMDKQLKECHEAPFYTLGPLTTDIAPGYDHITSGIGAAMIGWFGCAMLCYVTPKEHLGLPNKDDVKIGVITYKLAAHAADLAKGHPGAQYRDNALSKARFEFRWEDQFNLSLDPETARAYHDETLPAEGAKIAHFCSMCGPKFCSMKITQEIRESAEKGMLDKSQEFIEKGKEIYI, from the coding sequence ATGGCTCACTCCATTACATGTTCGCCATTTCCGAACTCAAAAAAGATCTATGTTGAAGGAAAAATACATCCTATCAATGTCGCAATGCGGGAAATACAGCTTAGCCCTACCAAACTTACCAATGGAGGCTTTGAAGAAAATGCTCCCATCACCATTTATGATACTTCAGGTCCCTATACTGATGAAAATGCAACCATTGATATTCAGAAAGGACTTCCAAGAATCAGGGAACAATGGATCCTCGACAGGGAAGATGTGACGGTTCTTGAAGGAATTACTTCAGAATACGGGAAAGCCCGTCTGGCGGATCCCCGTCTTGATGAATTACGTTTTGCCTATGATCATCAGCCGAAAGTGGCACAAGAAGGAAAAGAATTGACCCAACTTTACTATGCAAAACAGGGAATTATCACTCCTGAAATGGAATATGTCGCGATCAGGGAAAATCAAAGGATAGAACAGCTTGATTCCGTCTCTAAAGAAATGGCCTTTCAACATGCCGGACATAGTTTTGGAGCCAATACTCCTGAAAGTAAGATCACTCCGGAATTTGTAAGAGATGAAATTGCTGCCGGTAGAGCTATTATTCCAAACAATATCAACCACCCGGAGAGTGAGCCGATGATCATCGGAAGAAACTTTTTAGTGAAAATCAATGCAAACATCGGAAACAGTGCGGTATCATCGGGTATTGAAGAAGAAGTAGAAAAGGCAGTATGGGCATGCAGATGGGGAGCAGATACCATTATGGATCTTTCCACGGGAAAAAATATTCATGAAACGAGAGAATGGATCATCAGAAACAGTCCGGTTCCTATTGGGACAGTTCCTATTTATCAGGCATTGGAAAAAGTAAAAGGAGTGCCGGAAGACCTTACATGGGAGATTTTCAGGGATACTTTGATTGAACAGGCTGAACAGGGAGTTTCTTATTTTACGATTCATGCCGGAGTTTTATTAAGATACATTCATCTGACAGCCAACAGGGTAACCGGAATCGTATCAAGAGGAGGGTCCATCATGGCAAAATGGTGCCTGTTTCATCATAAAGAAAGCTTTCTATATACGCATTTCGAAGAGATTTGTGAGATTATGAAAAAGTATGACGTTGCTTTTTCGTTGGGAGACGGTCTTCGTCCGGGTTCTATTGCAGATGCCAATGATGCTGCACAGTTTGCCGAACTGGAAACTTTAGGTGAACTGACAAAAATTGCCTGGAAACATAATGTACAGGTGATGATTGAAGGACCTGGTCACGTTCCGATGCACATGATCAAAGAAAATATGGACAAGCAGCTCAAAGAATGCCACGAGGCGCCTTTTTATACACTTGGACCTTTAACTACAGATATTGCGCCGGGATATGATCATATTACTTCAGGGATCGGTGCTGCCATGATCGGGTGGTTTGGGTGTGCCATGCTTTGCTACGTAACTCCAAAAGAACATTTGGGTCTTCCGAATAAGGATGATGTAAAAATAGGTGTAATTACCTATAAGTTAGCAGCACATGCTGCCGATTTGGCTAAAGGACATCCCGGAGCTCAATACAGGGATAATGCCCTAAGTAAAGCAAGATTTGAATTCAGATGGGAAGATCAGTTCAATCTTTCCCTCGATCCTGAAACCGCAAGAGCTTATCATGATGAAACACTTCCGGCAGAAGGAGCTAAAATTGCCCATTTCTGCTCTATGTGCGGACCCAAATTCTGTTCCATGAAAATTACTCAGGAAATCCGTGAATCTGCAGAAAAAGGAATGCTGGATAAATCTCAGGAATTTATAGAAAAAGGAAAAGAAATCTATATATGA
- a CDS encoding heavy metal translocating P-type ATPase metal-binding domain-containing protein has translation MSENCFHCGQGIEKERILFDEKTFCCNGCKSVYEILNTNNLSNFYELNKGAGIRPNDENSTQFDYLDTPEIFAKVTDFSEGKTSLVTFKIPVIHCSSCIWLLESLHTLNKHIKYSQVNFTRKTLQISFNHNELKLSELANFLTNLGYKPVISLETAEKNVDHLDKSLLVKFAIAGFAFGNGMFLAFPEYVGGEDYWMEHYKGLFRVLMFLLACPVVFYSASDYYKSAWYGLKNKIVNIDVPIVLGIFVLFGRSIYEVATGYGPGYFDTLCGLLFFMLMGKLFQKRTYSALSYDRDYKSFYPIAVTKVDFEGHQENILLSEVKVGDRILVRNQEIIPVDAILINGEGNIDNSFITGESESISKQPGDKIFAGGKQIGSSLELEVIKNVDQSYLTQLWNKEAFKKHETGLDTLTNNVSKYFTFIILGIALISGIYWAFIDLEKMFQVISAILIIACPCALALSAPFTFGHIMRILGRNKFYVKDTLTIEKIAKLDTIVFDKTGTITHRKKSNIKYEGTEISEFDALNIKTLLKNSNHPLSKSLYEFIEVKDDYFPVENFVEISGKGYEANVRGNLYKIGSARYNNQEPKNLETAVYISKNDQFLGKFIFKNEYRPKLKDLFNKLTHYRIFILSGDNSSEENQLKELIPNYKGMAFNQSPEDKLNYIKGLQDQHMKVAMLGDGLNDAGALKQSNVGIAIADDTNSFTPSSDVIMNGEKVVTLDNYLNVCKGSITIVKMTFIISFLYNIVGLSYAVTGHMHPLFAAIIMPISSITVVTFTTISTWILGRKYFKKQA, from the coding sequence GTGAGCGAGAACTGTTTTCATTGTGGTCAAGGTATAGAAAAAGAGAGAATTTTGTTTGATGAAAAGACTTTCTGTTGTAACGGATGTAAGTCTGTCTATGAAATTCTGAATACGAATAATTTAAGTAATTTCTACGAACTTAATAAAGGGGCAGGAATTCGTCCGAATGATGAAAATTCTACCCAATTTGATTACCTGGACACCCCCGAAATCTTCGCAAAGGTTACTGATTTCTCTGAAGGGAAAACCAGTCTGGTTACCTTCAAAATTCCCGTAATTCACTGTTCTTCCTGTATATGGCTGCTGGAAAGCCTTCACACATTAAACAAGCATATTAAATACTCGCAGGTCAACTTCACAAGGAAGACCCTGCAGATCTCATTCAACCATAACGAACTGAAATTAAGCGAACTCGCTAATTTTCTGACCAATTTAGGATACAAGCCTGTGATCAGTCTTGAGACCGCTGAAAAGAATGTTGATCATCTCGACAAATCACTTCTTGTTAAGTTTGCCATTGCCGGTTTTGCGTTCGGAAACGGAATGTTCCTGGCTTTTCCGGAATACGTAGGAGGTGAAGACTACTGGATGGAACATTACAAAGGGCTTTTCAGAGTGCTGATGTTTTTACTTGCATGCCCGGTTGTCTTTTATTCCGCGTCAGATTATTACAAATCTGCATGGTATGGTCTGAAAAATAAAATCGTCAATATTGATGTTCCTATCGTACTGGGAATATTTGTTCTTTTCGGAAGAAGTATCTATGAAGTGGCAACAGGTTATGGCCCCGGATATTTTGATACACTTTGTGGTCTTTTGTTCTTTATGCTGATGGGAAAACTTTTCCAGAAAAGAACCTACAGTGCCCTTTCGTATGACAGGGATTATAAATCCTTTTATCCTATTGCCGTAACTAAAGTAGACTTTGAGGGACACCAGGAAAACATCCTTCTTTCTGAAGTAAAAGTGGGTGACCGGATTTTAGTTAGAAACCAGGAAATCATCCCTGTAGACGCCATTCTGATCAACGGAGAAGGGAATATAGACAACAGCTTCATTACCGGAGAAAGTGAAAGCATCAGCAAACAACCCGGAGATAAAATTTTTGCCGGAGGGAAACAGATCGGGTCATCTCTTGAACTGGAAGTTATAAAAAATGTCGACCAGAGCTACCTTACCCAGCTCTGGAATAAAGAAGCCTTTAAGAAACATGAAACCGGTCTTGATACGCTTACGAATAATGTCAGCAAATATTTCACATTCATTATTTTAGGGATTGCGTTAATTTCGGGAATTTATTGGGCATTTATCGATCTTGAGAAAATGTTTCAGGTCATTTCAGCTATTTTGATCATTGCCTGCCCTTGTGCACTTGCGCTGTCTGCTCCATTCACTTTTGGGCACATTATGAGAATCCTGGGTAGAAACAAATTCTACGTGAAAGATACGTTGACTATTGAAAAAATTGCAAAACTAGACACCATCGTTTTTGATAAAACAGGAACAATTACTCACAGAAAGAAGTCGAATATCAAATATGAAGGTACTGAAATCAGTGAGTTCGATGCACTGAACATCAAAACGTTATTAAAGAACTCTAACCACCCTCTGTCAAAATCTTTATATGAATTTATTGAGGTGAAAGACGACTATTTCCCGGTTGAAAACTTTGTGGAAATTTCAGGAAAAGGGTATGAAGCTAATGTAAGAGGAAATCTTTATAAAATAGGATCGGCCCGATACAACAATCAGGAACCCAAAAATCTGGAAACGGCAGTATACATCAGTAAAAATGATCAGTTTTTAGGTAAATTCATCTTCAAAAATGAATACCGTCCGAAACTAAAAGATCTGTTCAATAAACTTACCCACTACAGAATATTCATCCTGAGTGGTGATAATTCATCGGAAGAAAACCAATTGAAAGAACTTATTCCGAATTACAAAGGAATGGCCTTCAATCAAAGCCCGGAAGACAAACTGAACTACATCAAAGGACTTCAGGATCAGCACATGAAAGTAGCGATGCTCGGTGACGGACTAAATGATGCAGGGGCACTAAAACAAAGTAATGTCGGGATAGCCATTGCTGATGACACCAATAGTTTTACGCCCTCTTCGGATGTGATTATGAACGGAGAAAAGGTAGTGACTCTGGACAATTACCTGAATGTTTGTAAGGGTTCAATAACAATTGTGAAAATGACATTTATAATCAGTTTCCTTTACAATATTGTTGGTTTAAGTTACGCAGTTACAGGCCATATGCATCCGCTTTTTGCGGCAATCATCATGCCAATCAGTTCCATCACGGTGGTGACATTTACCACAATTTCGACGTGGATATTAGGTCGGAAATACTTCAAAAAACAGGCGTAA
- a CDS encoding RNA pseudouridine synthase, whose amino-acid sequence MMKEQIVYEDNHLLVVNKKVGQLVQGDKTGDESLLESIKNFIKIRDAKPGNVFLGLVHRIDRPTSGLVIYAKTSKALSRLTQMVKNREVKKTYWAVVAKEMIPQSQRLVHYLKKNEKNNKAIVFPKATEGAKEAILTYHVIKTLDNYLLLEIDLETGRHHQIRAQLSKSGVPIKGDLKYGSPRSNPDGGINLHARKLEFIHPVTKEKIEIIAPVPQNDAVWRACEE is encoded by the coding sequence ATCATGAAGGAGCAGATTGTATATGAAGACAACCATCTTCTGGTGGTGAACAAAAAAGTCGGACAGCTTGTACAAGGCGATAAAACCGGCGATGAGTCACTATTGGAATCTATCAAGAATTTTATCAAAATAAGAGATGCTAAGCCGGGAAATGTTTTTCTCGGCTTGGTTCATCGGATAGACCGTCCCACATCGGGGTTAGTGATCTATGCAAAAACTTCCAAGGCACTTTCACGACTTACTCAGATGGTAAAAAATCGTGAGGTCAAAAAAACATATTGGGCCGTAGTGGCGAAAGAAATGATTCCTCAAAGTCAAAGGCTCGTACATTATCTGAAGAAAAATGAAAAGAATAATAAAGCTATTGTTTTTCCGAAAGCTACTGAAGGAGCCAAAGAAGCCATTTTAACGTATCATGTCATCAAAACATTAGACAATTACCTGCTTCTGGAAATTGATCTTGAAACAGGAAGACATCATCAGATCAGAGCTCAGTTATCTAAATCAGGAGTTCCGATTAAAGGGGATTTGAAATACGGATCTCCACGTTCCAATCCGGATGGAGGAATTAACCTGCATGCCAGAAAACTGGAGTTCATTCATCCTGTTACCAAAGAAAAAATTGAGATTATTGCTCCGGTTCCACAGAATGATGCGGTCTGGAGAGCTTGTGAAGAATAA